The DNA region GGCTGACAACAGTTACTGAACTCTATCAAACTCCGAATGCCATATACTTTTATTTCGGCAGTCAGACTGCGAATGATAAGATCCGTAGTCAAAAGGGAAACAGCCCAGATCATCAGCTAAGGTCCCTAAGTGTAAGTTAAGTGGTAAAGGATGTGGGATTTCTAAGACAACTAGGATGTTGGCTCAGAAGCAGCCACTCATTTAAAGAGTGCGTAATAGCTCACTAGTCAAGAGATCCTGCGCCGAAAATGTCCGGGGCTAAAACTTACCACCGAAGCTATGGGCTCGTAAGAGCGGTAGAGGAGCTTCCTGTATGGATTGAAGTCGTACCGTAAGGAGCGGTGGACTATACAGGAGTGAGTATGCTGGCATAAGTAGCGAGAACTAAGTGAGAATCTTAGTGGTCGAAAACCTAAGGTTTCCTGAGGAAGGCTCGTCCGCTCAGGGTTAGTCGGGTCCTAAGCCGAGGCCGAAAGGCGTAGGTGATGGATAATCGGTTGATATTCCGATACCACCTTTTTCCGTTTTGAGAGATGGGGTGACGCAGAAGGATAAGATGTGCGCACTATTGGATGTGCGTCTAAGCACTAAGACGTGCAGGTTGGCAAATCCGCCTGCTTAGTTGAGGTGTTATGGGGAGCTAATTTTTAGCGAAGTATCTGATTTCACACTGCCAAGAAAAGCCTCTATCAAGGAATTAAGGTGCCCGTACCGCAAACCGACACAGGTAGGTGAGGAGAGAATCCTAAGACCATCGGAAGAATCGTTGTTAAGGAACTCGGCAAATTGACCCCGTAACTTCGGGAGAAGGGGTGCCTACTTAACGTAGGCCGCAGAGGATAGGCCCAAGCAACTGTTTAGCAAAAACACAGGTCTCTGCTAAAGCGTAAGCTGATGTATAGGGGCTGACGCCTGCCCGGTGCTGGAAGGTTAAGGGGATCCGTTAGAGTAATCGAAGCGGTGAACTTAAGCCCCAGTAAACGGCGGCCGTAACTATAACGGTCCTAAGGTAGCGAAATTCCTTGTCGGGTAAGTTCCGACCCGCACGAATGGCGTAATGATTTGGGCACTGTCTCAACAACGAATCCGGCGAAATTGTAGTGCAAGTGAAGATGCTTGCTACCCGCGATTGGACGGAAAGACCCCGTAGAGCTTTACTGTAGTTTAGCATTGAGTTTCGGTATTGTCTGTACAGGATAGGTGGGAGACTGGGATACAGCGGCGTCAGCTGCTGTGGAGTCGTCCTTGGGATACCACCCTGACAGTACTGGAATTCTAACCGGAGGCCATGAAGCTGGTCACGGGACATTGCTAGATGGGCAGTTTGACTGGGGCGGTCGCCTCCAAAAAAGTAACGGAGGCGCCCAAAGGTTCCCTCAGCGCGGTTGGAAATCGCGCGTAGAGTGCAAAGGCATAAGGGAGCCTCACTGCGACACAAACAAGTGGAGCAGGGACGAAAGTCGGGCTTAGTGATCCGGTGGTTCCTCGTGGGAGGGCCATCGCTCAACGGATAAAAGCTACCTCGGGGATAACAGGCTGATCTCCCCCAAGAGTCCCACATCGACGGGGAGGTTTGGCACCTCGATGTCGGCTCGTCGCATCCTGGGGCTGAAGTAGGTCCCAAGGGTTGGGCTGTTCGCCCATTAAAGCGGCACGCGAGCTGGGTTCAGAACGTCGTGAGACAGTTCGGTCCCTATCCGTCGCGGGCGTAGGAAATTTGAGAGGAGCTGTCCTTAGTACGAGAGGACCGGGATGGACTGACCTCTGGTGCACCAGTTGTCACGCCAGTGGCACAGCTGGGTAGCTATGTCGGGATGGGATAAACGCTGAAAGCATCTAAGCGTGAAGCCCACCTCAAGATTAGATTTCCCATAGCGTAAGCTAGTAAGACCCCTGAAAGAACATCAGGTTGATAGGTCAGAGGTGTAAGTGCAGCAATGTATTCAGCTGACTGATTCTTATAGGTCGAGGGCTTGACCAATATTTAAATAAATTACTAAAGTGTATATTAGTATACAATATTATATTTTACTTTTACCCTTTACTATGCAATTTTGAGAGTACATTTTAATTCTTAATTTTAACTCTCAATTTAATATATCCAGTGTCTATGACTTAGAGGTAACACCCGTTCCCATTCCGAACACGAAGGTTAAGCTCTTATGTGCTGATGGTACTGCAGGGGTAGCCCTGTGGAAGAGTAGGTCGATGCTGGGTAATGGATCTTTAGCTCAGTTGGTTAGAGCAACCGGCTCATAACCGGTTGGTCCGGGGTTCGAGTCCCTGAAGGTCCACCATATGGGGGTATAGCTCAGTTGGGAGAGCATCTGCCTTGCACGCAGAGGGTCAAGAGTTCGAGTCTCTTTATCTCCACCAAACAGTCCTGATGGACTGTTTTTTATTTTACTATAAATTTAAAACTAATATATTCTACAATAAATTATCTTAACTAGTAAAATAACTATTTTATTTAAATACTATTAATCAAATGTATAATTTTAATCTATATAAAGGAATATAATATTGTTTATTAATGATTATTTTAAAGTCAGTATTAATGTGAAGTCGTATCTATTTCCCATAATACTGGCTTTTATTTATATTAAAATATATAATATTTTTAAAAGAAATAAAAGCCAGTATATTTTATTAATTTAAGTGAGGTAAATTTTAATGCTTTTTTATAGAATAAAACAATTCATTTTATATATTAATGCAAAGCCTACTGAATATGATTTAAAATATATAGTATCAAAGTTAAATGATAATGAGTTAATACTGTTTAAAAATCTTTCTATGCATGAGCAAAAGCATTGTATAAATGTAGCCAAAGATGTTGAAAAAATTTGTTATAATAAGAAAATAAATTCTTCTTATTTAATAAAAATAGCATTATTGCATGATATAGGAAAGATAAAAGGAAATTTAAATATTATAGATAAATCTATTTTGGTGATTTTAGATTATTTATCTAAAGGAAAAATAAGAAAATTTAATAGTGTAAAAAAAATTAATATATATTATAATCATGGTAAAATAGGAGCAGATATTCTAAAAAAATATGGGTATAATAAAAGGTTTTTATATTTAATTGAAAATCATCATAACATAATAGATGATGAAGAATTAGATATAATTAAATTTTGTGATAATAAAAATTAATTATTCAATAAATTATTTTACTAATTGAATAAAGGGTAAAATATTTTGGAGGTGAATTTATGAATTCTTATGAAAGAAGAAATTATATAAAAGGTATCTTACAGGAAAAGGAAGATCCATTAAAGGGTAATATGTTAGCAGAAAAACTTGGAGTTACAAGGCAAATAATAGTTAAGGATATAGCTATACTGAGGGCAGCTGGAAGTGATATTATTTCCACTCCAAAAGGATATATAATATCTAAAAATAAAAGTAATAGAATAAAAAAGGTTATAGCAGTATGTCATAAGTCAGAGGAAATAGAAGATGAGCTTTTAACTATAGTAAAATTTGGTGGAATAATAGAGGATGTGATTATTGAACATAAGCTTTATGGAGAAATAAGAGGAATATTAATGATTAAAACTATTTTTGATGTTGAAAATTTTATATCAAAATTAAATAAATATGATGCCGAACCTCTATCAATTTTAACTGGTGGGGTCCATCTTCATACTATAAGTGTAGAAGATGAAAATTCTCTAAAAAATATATTAAATGAATTAAATAAAAAGAAATATTTAGTATCTGATTAATATAATATATAATGTATGATTAAGATAGATATAATTGATCAAATTTATAAATTAGTGGAGAGTGATGTTTTGAAAAAGCAGATTATACTTGTAACTACTATTTTTTTTATAATAGTTGCTTTAATATTCTCTGACAGGATAGTAAATTTTATAATAAATGTTCAGTGGTATAGAGAAGTAGGATATTTATCCATATATTTTACAAAATTATTGGCTGTACTAAAACTCATGATTCCTACGTTTGTCGTTTTGTATTTCGTATTTTATTTATATTATGAAAGCATTAGAAAGAGTTTTGTCACCTATAAAAAGGAATTAAATATTCATATTAAGAAAAATAAAATTAAAAAAAGAATTTTTTTTATAATTGATTTTATAATATCTTTTATGAGTTCCTTCTATATTTCTTCTAGATATTGGTATAAAATATTACAATTTCAAAGTTCATCACCTTTTAATATAAAAGATCCAATTTTTAATATAGATATATCCTTTTATATTTTTAAATTACCATTAATAGAATCACTATATAGAGTTATTATGATTTTATTAATATTTTTAGTTGTCATCACAGTTAGTGTATATTTTGTATTATTTACTAGAGATAAATATATCTATGGAAAAAATAAATTTAATAGTGTTTATAATTTTAAACATATAAAAGGTGGCATGACTAAATTTGCAGGAAGGCAACTTGCAATAGTTTCAACCATAATATTTTTAATGTTAGCTGTTGGATATATTATAAAGGGATGGAATTTAGTTTACAGCTCTAGAGGAATATCTTTTGGGGCTAGTTATACGGATATAAATGTGTCTTTATTGTTTTTTAGATTAATTGCGTTAGTATGTTTAATTTCGTCAGTTATTACCTTTGTAAGTTTATTAAAAACTAAAGTAAAACCCATAATTATTTCCATTAGTTTAATAATTGTTCTTGTAATTTCTGAAAATGCCATTTCATTTATATTACAAAATGTAATTGTAAAATCAAATGAAAGAGTTTTAGAAAATAAATATATAAAATACAGTATGGATTTTACTAAAAAAGCATTTAATTTAGATAAAATTCAAGTAAAGCCATATGATATTAATGATAACTTATCACAGGAAGATATAAATAATAATATGGATACTATAAATAATATAAAACTAAATTCATTTAGACAATCTTTAGAATTTTATAATCAAGTTCAAGTATATAGATATTATTATAATTTTAATGATATTGATGTGGATAGATATAATATAAATGGAAAACAGACAGAGGTTTTTGTATCACCAAGAGAAATAGATCAAAACGCACTAATGGGCAACGCTGGAACATGGCAAAATAAGCATCTTAGTTATACTCATGGATATGGCTTAGTAATGAGTAAAGTAAATTCTATTACTAGTGAAGGACAACCAGAATTTTTAATGAAGGACATACCTACTAATAATAATTCTGGTATTTTTTTAAATAATCCAAGAATTTATTTTGGAGAAAATACAAATGATTATGTTATTGTTAATAATAAATTAGGGGAATTCGATTATCCAAATGATAGTTCAGATACTACTTATAATTATAATGGAAAAGCTGGATTAAAGACCAATTTTATAAATAGATTATTGTTTACAATTAATAAAAGAAATTTCAATTTTATAGTTTCTAGTTCTATAGGTTCAAATAGCAAAATTTTAATCAATAGAAATATACTAGACAGAGCACAAAAAATAGCACCTTTTTTAACTTATGATAAAGATCCATATGCCATTGCATACAATGGAAGAATTTATTGGATAATGGATGCTTATACTACCTCCGATAGATATCCATTTTCTCAGCCTATAAATAATATAAACTACATAAGGAATTCAGTAAAAGTTGTGGTTGATGCTTTCAATGGTGATATTAATTTTTACCAGATAGATAGAGATGATCCTGTGGCTAATAGCTATAATAAAATTTTTAAAGGATTATTTAAAGATGTAAATACACTTCCGCAAGGAATAAGAGAACATTTTAGATATGCAGAGGAACTATTTAATATGCAGTGCAATATACTTGATAAATATCATGTAACAGATCCTAATGTTTTTTATAATGGCGAAGATTTGTGGTCTGTTTCTGAAAATCAAAAAAGTATAAATGGTGCAAAAAGTGTGAATGACTCATCTTATGTTATTATGAAACTTCCAGATGAGAAAAAGGAAGAAACTGTTTTGCTTGAATATTTTAACATGAAAAACAAAGAAAATATGGTAGGTATACTTGCAGCAAGAATAGATGGAAATCACTATGGAAAATTAATTATGTATAGTCTCCCAACAGAAAAAACTATATATAGTCCTTATTTATTTAAACAAAGAATAAATCAGAATCCGGATATATCTAAGGAAATAGCACTTTGGAACACTCAGGGGTCGGAAGTTCAATTTGGAGATACGTCAATTATTCCTATAGATAATTCACTACTTTATGTGGAGCCGCTGTATTTAAGAGCTCAAGGTAAAAATAGTATACCGGAAGTAAAAAGAGTTATATTATCTTCAGGAGAGAAATTTGTCATGGCACCTGATATAGGTAGTGCTTTAAAACAATTATTTAATAATAATAATTCGGTTGATACAAATCAAAATAAAGCTGCTATAAGTGATGAAAAATTAAAACAGGCCAAGGACATTTATGATAAAGCAATTGAGGCTCAAAAAAATGGAGATTGGACAAATTATGATGAGTATATTAAAGATTTAGGAAATGTACTAGAGAATAATAAATAAAAGTCCAGCACACACTTTAACTTATAGCCTGACCTCTATACTAATATGTTTAAAATTTATTTAATGGTTAATAATGTTAAATATATTATAGTATTGGAGAATATTAGGATGAGGTTTAATGGGATTAGTAGATTTTTATTATCATGTTTAATATCTGGAATTATGGCTTGTTTTTTTATTATGGTTCCGTCATTTTTATTTGGATCTGTATCAAATCAAGATAAAGCAATAGAAACCTCTGCAAAAGTTGTAGATGAAATTTCTATTAAAAAGCAAGTAATAAATGATATGCAAAATCAGACAAAAGATAATATATCTATATTTTCACTTGATGATTGTTTTAAAAAAACATATTACATAAGTCAAAATGGAGTAAAAATGTACAAAAAAATTGGAGATGAAAGTAGTTTAATAAAATGTTTAGACAGAGATAGTGAAATTGTAGCCTATGAAGAAAAAGATGGATATATTTATTGTGAAGATAATTTTTCAGTTAAAGGATGGGTAAAGAAAGATAATAACAATTTAAAGGCTATGCCTCTTGGTCTTAGTAACTATATAATAGACGTAGATTTGACAAAACAGATTATTAATATATACGGCAATGGAAATGTTGTAAGAAAAAATATTGCTTGTTCTACTGGTATATTAAATAATGCAGACACCGAAACTCCAGTTGGTATTTTTAAAGTAAAGAAAAAATTAGTTTATCCAAATGGGCTTAAGCTTAATAATAATGATGGAACAAAGGAAACAGTAATGTATCCTGTGCAATTTTTTTCAAATTATTTAATACATTCGGTTCCAATTGATGAAACTCATCATAATAATAAAGTAGAACAAGAAGAAAATAAAGTAGAGAAATCAAAACTTGGGAAGCCTGCTTCTCATGGGTGTGTTAGGGTATCTATGGATGATGCAAAATGGATATATAACAATACTCCACAAAATGCTGAGGTTTATATACATTACTAAAATTATTTTAATGGTCTTACAATTTAATTTATAATTTAATTGTTAATGTAAGTGTTTGTGTATTTGTTGTAGATAATTATCATGTGTTAATAAATATTATTTAAATATTACACAAAATAGTATATTTGTATCAAACTATTTTTATCTATAAAATAATTGTGAAATAGCTTTAATTTTATATTTATAAAATTTTTAGGATAATAAAATAATTAATATTATTTTTTGAATTTAGCTTTTATCTATAAAATAATTGATAAATTATATTCAAATAGATATATATTAATAAAAATATGTTTATTATGTAAACTAAAACTAGAAAAATAAATATAAATTATTGTTGACATAGTATTTTTGTGAGCATATAATGATAATAAATTTATAAAACCTGTGAAGAGAATAGTAGCTTGATGAAATTTTTAGAGAGTCGATGGCTGGTGTAAATCGATAATTGTCATTTAGTGAATCCACCTCAGAGGGATTGCGATGAGCAATACGGTGTTAATAACCGTTATTTAAATTAAGAGGATCAATTTATTTGATCAATTAGGGTGGCAACGCGGAGCCTTTCGTCCCTTTATTTTGGACGAAAGGCTCTTTTTATTTTCCGGAGAATAAAAAGGTCTACTTTAATAATTCCAAAATATATAATATTTTGGGTAATATTATAAAATTATTTATTAAGGGGGCAATAAAATAT from Clostridium pasteurianum BC1 includes:
- a CDS encoding HDIG domain-containing metalloprotein, whose translation is MLFYRIKQFILYINAKPTEYDLKYIVSKLNDNELILFKNLSMHEQKHCINVAKDVEKICYNKKINSSYLIKIALLHDIGKIKGNLNIIDKSILVILDYLSKGKIRKFNSVKKINIYYNHGKIGADILKKYGYNKRFLYLIENHHNIIDDEELDIIKFCDNKN
- a CDS encoding transcription repressor NadR, coding for MNSYERRNYIKGILQEKEDPLKGNMLAEKLGVTRQIIVKDIAILRAAGSDIISTPKGYIISKNKSNRIKKVIAVCHKSEEIEDELLTIVKFGGIIEDVIIEHKLYGEIRGILMIKTIFDVENFISKLNKYDAEPLSILTGGVHLHTISVEDENSLKNILNELNKKKYLVSD
- a CDS encoding UPF0182 family protein, which gives rise to MKKQIILVTTIFFIIVALIFSDRIVNFIINVQWYREVGYLSIYFTKLLAVLKLMIPTFVVLYFVFYLYYESIRKSFVTYKKELNIHIKKNKIKKRIFFIIDFIISFMSSFYISSRYWYKILQFQSSSPFNIKDPIFNIDISFYIFKLPLIESLYRVIMILLIFLVVITVSVYFVLFTRDKYIYGKNKFNSVYNFKHIKGGMTKFAGRQLAIVSTIIFLMLAVGYIIKGWNLVYSSRGISFGASYTDINVSLLFFRLIALVCLISSVITFVSLLKTKVKPIIISISLIIVLVISENAISFILQNVIVKSNERVLENKYIKYSMDFTKKAFNLDKIQVKPYDINDNLSQEDINNNMDTINNIKLNSFRQSLEFYNQVQVYRYYYNFNDIDVDRYNINGKQTEVFVSPREIDQNALMGNAGTWQNKHLSYTHGYGLVMSKVNSITSEGQPEFLMKDIPTNNNSGIFLNNPRIYFGENTNDYVIVNNKLGEFDYPNDSSDTTYNYNGKAGLKTNFINRLLFTINKRNFNFIVSSSIGSNSKILINRNILDRAQKIAPFLTYDKDPYAIAYNGRIYWIMDAYTTSDRYPFSQPINNINYIRNSVKVVVDAFNGDINFYQIDRDDPVANSYNKIFKGLFKDVNTLPQGIREHFRYAEELFNMQCNILDKYHVTDPNVFYNGEDLWSVSENQKSINGAKSVNDSSYVIMKLPDEKKEETVLLEYFNMKNKENMVGILAARIDGNHYGKLIMYSLPTEKTIYSPYLFKQRINQNPDISKEIALWNTQGSEVQFGDTSIIPIDNSLLYVEPLYLRAQGKNSIPEVKRVILSSGEKFVMAPDIGSALKQLFNNNNSVDTNQNKAAISDEKLKQAKDIYDKAIEAQKNGDWTNYDEYIKDLGNVLENNK
- a CDS encoding L,D-transpeptidase, whose amino-acid sequence is MRFNGISRFLLSCLISGIMACFFIMVPSFLFGSVSNQDKAIETSAKVVDEISIKKQVINDMQNQTKDNISIFSLDDCFKKTYYISQNGVKMYKKIGDESSLIKCLDRDSEIVAYEEKDGYIYCEDNFSVKGWVKKDNNNLKAMPLGLSNYIIDVDLTKQIINIYGNGNVVRKNIACSTGILNNADTETPVGIFKVKKKLVYPNGLKLNNNDGTKETVMYPVQFFSNYLIHSVPIDETHHNNKVEQEENKVEKSKLGKPASHGCVRVSMDDAKWIYNNTPQNAEVYIHY